The Candidatus Bathyarchaeota archaeon genome window below encodes:
- a CDS encoding ribose-phosphate diphosphokinase, with product MVRVLGGPSSVKLAESICSEMRIPDVKVEFKRFPDGEFYFRLLEDIEGEDLLVVQSLYPPQDQHIVELLYILETCRELGAKKLIVYAPYLAYSRQDERYLPGETVSAKILAKLIQDAGASELYTVDIHNRGVLSYYHIPAYDLTAAEEIIKYFVSKGVENPLILAPDGEEDAIRRAETAARAIGTDYDWLEKHRDRRTGKIVTVEKPLKVSGRDVVIIDDIISTGGTAANAARILKKQGAKRVYVGVTHALLAEGALERLKAAGVEEVVGTDSIPGSVSKITTAPIIARKLRER from the coding sequence ATGGTGCGCGTCTTAGGTGGACCTAGCTCTGTAAAGCTCGCTGAGAGCATATGCTCTGAGATGCGTATTCCGGACGTTAAAGTCGAGTTCAAACGCTTTCCTGACGGCGAGTTCTACTTTAGACTCCTAGAGGATATAGAGGGGGAAGACCTTCTGGTAGTTCAGAGCCTATACCCGCCGCAGGACCAGCATATAGTCGAGCTACTCTACATACTCGAGACATGTAGAGAGCTTGGAGCGAAAAAGCTTATAGTCTACGCACCATATCTAGCCTACAGCCGCCAAGATGAGCGATACTTACCTGGGGAGACCGTGAGCGCTAAGATACTCGCCAAGCTTATCCAAGACGCAGGTGCCTCAGAGCTCTACACCGTGGACATCCACAATAGAGGCGTCTTAAGCTACTACCACATACCCGCTTATGATTTGACCGCGGCAGAGGAGATCATTAAATACTTCGTTTCCAAAGGAGTTGAGAACCCGCTTATACTCGCACCAGACGGGGAGGAGGACGCGATCCGGAGGGCCGAGACTGCGGCTAGGGCTATAGGAACCGACTACGACTGGCTCGAAAAGCATAGAGACCGACGGACCGGGAAGATAGTTACGGTCGAGAAGCCTCTAAAAGTCTCAGGCAGAGACGTTGTGATCATAGACGATATAATAAGCACTGGCGGAACCGCGGCTAACGCAGCTAGGATACTGAAAAAACAGGGCGCCAAGAGAGTGTATGTAGGGGTGACCCACGCTCTACTAGCCGAGGGGGCCTTGGAACGGTTAAAGGCAGCCGGTGTAGAAGAAGTCGTGGGGACAGACTCCATACCGGGCTCCGTCTCGAAGATCACGACCGCGCCGATAATAGCGAGGAAGCTTAGAGAACGATAA